In Alkalihalobacillus sp. FSL W8-0930, a single window of DNA contains:
- the uvrC gene encoding excinuclease ABC subunit UvrC, with the protein MSQLKEKLTILPNQPGCYLMKDRQGTIIYVGKAKVLRNRVRSYFTGSHDAKTQRLVSEIVDFEYIVTSSNIEALILEMNLIKKHDPKYNVMLKDDKTYPYLKITNEKHPRLLTTRQVKKDGGKYFGPYPNAGAANETKKLLDRIYPLRKCRNMPDSVCLYYHIGQCLAPCVYEVTDEQNQEMIQGISRFLKYGHSEVKETLTERMMKASEELDFERAKEIRDTISHMDAIIEKQKMTANDHVDRDVFAFAYDKGWMCVQVFFVRQGKLIERDVSLFPFYKEAAEDLMTFVGQFYLQKQHIKPQEILVPSEVDAELMNELLEVKVLVPKRGTKKELLDLASENAKVALKEKFSLIEKDENRTINAIERLGKAMDIATPYRIEAFDNSNTQGTDPVSTMITFLDGKPSRKDYRKYKIKTVEGPDDYASMREVVRRRYIRLLKEDLPLPDLIVIDGGRGQISAAQEVIEDELGLGIPVCGLAKDEKHRTSQLLKGSPPVVIPLERDSQEFYLLQRIQDEVHRFAITFHRSVRSKTFFQSVLDDIPGVGSKRKQKLLKHFGSVKKMKDAKVEEIVEQGIPQSVAEAILTKLNEES; encoded by the coding sequence ATGAGCCAGCTTAAAGAAAAGCTGACGATACTTCCTAATCAGCCAGGCTGTTACCTGATGAAGGATCGCCAAGGGACCATCATCTATGTTGGTAAAGCGAAAGTTCTTCGTAATCGGGTGCGTTCTTATTTTACCGGATCACATGATGCTAAAACTCAGCGACTCGTTAGCGAAATTGTCGATTTTGAATATATCGTTACCAGTTCAAACATTGAAGCCCTTATCCTTGAAATGAATCTCATTAAAAAGCATGACCCAAAATACAATGTTATGCTGAAAGATGATAAAACGTATCCCTATTTAAAGATCACAAACGAAAAGCATCCAAGATTACTTACCACAAGACAGGTGAAAAAGGATGGAGGGAAATATTTTGGCCCTTATCCGAATGCTGGAGCAGCAAATGAAACAAAAAAATTGCTCGATCGCATTTATCCATTACGCAAGTGTAGAAATATGCCTGATAGTGTTTGTTTGTACTATCACATTGGTCAATGCCTTGCTCCTTGTGTATATGAAGTAACAGATGAGCAAAACCAGGAAATGATTCAGGGCATTAGTCGTTTCTTAAAGTATGGGCATTCCGAAGTGAAGGAAACATTAACGGAACGTATGATGAAAGCCTCAGAGGAACTTGATTTTGAACGGGCAAAGGAAATCCGAGATACGATTTCCCATATGGATGCCATCATTGAGAAGCAAAAAATGACTGCGAATGATCATGTGGATCGAGATGTGTTTGCCTTTGCTTATGATAAGGGCTGGATGTGTGTACAAGTATTCTTTGTAAGGCAAGGAAAATTGATTGAACGGGATGTTTCCCTATTTCCATTTTATAAAGAAGCCGCTGAAGACTTAATGACATTTGTCGGTCAATTTTACCTGCAGAAGCAGCATATCAAACCTCAGGAAATTCTTGTTCCAAGTGAGGTTGATGCGGAACTTATGAACGAACTTCTTGAAGTGAAAGTTCTGGTTCCAAAGCGCGGCACCAAAAAAGAACTGTTGGATCTTGCTTCAGAAAATGCAAAAGTGGCATTAAAAGAAAAGTTCTCTTTAATTGAAAAAGATGAAAATCGAACCATAAATGCGATTGAACGATTAGGAAAAGCCATGGATATTGCAACACCATATCGCATCGAGGCGTTTGATAATTCAAACACGCAAGGGACGGATCCTGTATCTACGATGATTACCTTTCTTGATGGAAAGCCTAGTCGGAAGGACTATCGAAAATACAAGATCAAAACGGTTGAAGGTCCGGATGATTATGCATCCATGCGAGAAGTGGTTCGCAGACGATATATCAGGCTCTTAAAAGAAGACCTGCCTCTACCAGACTTAATTGTGATTGATGGAGGAAGAGGGCAAATCAGTGCGGCACAGGAAGTCATTGAGGACGAGCTTGGGCTAGGTATTCCTGTATGTGGTCTGGCTAAGGATGAAAAACACCGGACCTCACAATTACTTAAGGGTTCTCCGCCAGTAGTGATCCCTCTTGAGCGCGATAGCCAGGAATTTTATTTATTACAACGTATTCAAGATGAAGTTCACCGCTTTGCGATTACGTTTCACCGGTCTGTTCGTTCGAAGACGTTCTTCCAGTCTGTGTTGGATGATATACCAGGTGTTGGTTCCAAGCGAAAGCAAAAGCTTCTAAAGCATTTTGGATCTGTGAAAAAAATGAAAGATGCAAAAGTAGAGGAGATTGTGGAGCAAGGGATCCCACAATCTGTTGCAGAAGCCATTTTAACTAAACTAAACGAAGAATCGTAA
- a CDS encoding amino acid ABC transporter ATP-binding protein, translated as MSKETEVLVEFDPSIPLHEREDIIVCEGVNKWYSNELHVLKDVDVSIKQGEIVCILGPSGSGKSTFIRTINALEKIQKGRITVDRTELNEDNAAVDAIRKETGMVFQSFNLFPHLTILKNITLSPIWVKKWPKAKAESIALELLERVGIPEQANKYPGQLSGGQQQRVAIARALAMRPKIMLFDEPTSALDPEMVKEVLDVMKELCTTGMTMLVVTHEMSFAREVADRIILFDQGELVEMGTPTELFDNPKHERTKAFLSKIL; from the coding sequence ATGAGCAAAGAAACAGAAGTGCTAGTTGAATTTGATCCTAGTATTCCTTTACATGAAAGAGAAGATATTATCGTGTGTGAGGGTGTAAATAAGTGGTACAGTAATGAGCTGCACGTATTAAAAGATGTAGATGTATCCATTAAACAAGGAGAGATTGTTTGTATTCTTGGACCTTCTGGGTCTGGGAAATCAACGTTTATCCGCACGATCAATGCCCTTGAGAAAATTCAAAAAGGAAGAATTACAGTTGATCGTACAGAGCTCAATGAGGACAATGCGGCTGTCGATGCCATTCGTAAGGAAACAGGGATGGTGTTTCAGTCATTTAACTTGTTTCCACACCTAACGATATTGAAAAATATTACGTTGTCTCCGATCTGGGTTAAAAAGTGGCCTAAGGCGAAAGCAGAGAGTATAGCCCTTGAGTTACTGGAGCGTGTAGGAATTCCGGAGCAAGCAAACAAATACCCTGGTCAACTATCTGGAGGTCAACAGCAGCGTGTAGCCATTGCGCGAGCACTTGCCATGCGTCCGAAGATCATGCTGTTTGATGAGCCGACGTCAGCACTGGATCCAGAGATGGTTAAAGAGGTGTTAGATGTAATGAAGGAATTATGTACAACGGGTATGACGATGCTTGTGGTAACTCATGAAATGAGTTTTGCGCGCGAGGTAGCCGATCGTATCATCTTATTTGATCAAGGTGAGCTGGTTGAGATGGGAACGCCTACGGAGCTTTTTGACAATCCCAAACATGAGAGAACAAAAGCCTTTTTATCAAAAATTTTGTAA
- the sdhA gene encoding succinate dehydrogenase flavoprotein subunit: MSKGKIVVVGGGLAGLMATIKAAEKGVPVDLFSIVPVKRSHSVCAQGGINGAVNTKGEGDSPWEHFDDSIYGGDFLANQPPVKAMTEAAPGIIHLLDRMGVMFNRTPEGLLDFRRFGGTQHHRTAFAGATTGQQLLYALDEQVRRHETSGLVTKYEGWEFLSAIVDDEGTCRGITAQELSSSKIESFPADAVIMATGGPGIIFGKSTNSVINTGFAAAKLYKQGVDYANGEFIQIHPTAIPGDDKLRLMSESARGEGGRVWTYKDGKPWYFLEEKYPAYGNLVPRDIATREIFSVCVDDKLGINGENMVYLDLSHKDPKELDIKLGGIMEIYEKFMGDDPRKVPMKIFPAVHYSMGGMWIDYDQMTNIPGLFAAGECDYSQHGANRLGANSLLSAIYGGIVAGPKAVEYINGLEKSTDAMSSSLFSEEVRKEQAAYDKILTLDGKENAYVLHKELGEWMTDNVTVVRYNDALLKTDEKIQELMERFNNININDTAKWSNQGAAFTRQLGSMLDLARVITLGAYNRNESRGAHYKPDFPERNDEEFLKTTRASYNAETNAPDFVYEDVDTSLIKPRKRDYSQKKQGVAKS, translated from the coding sequence ATGAGCAAAGGCAAAATCGTTGTTGTTGGTGGTGGCTTAGCAGGCTTGATGGCCACAATTAAAGCAGCAGAAAAAGGCGTACCAGTAGATTTATTTTCCATTGTACCAGTAAAGCGTTCACACTCAGTCTGTGCGCAGGGCGGTATCAATGGAGCTGTTAATACAAAAGGGGAAGGAGATTCTCCTTGGGAACACTTTGATGACTCTATTTATGGTGGCGATTTCTTAGCAAACCAACCGCCCGTTAAAGCAATGACTGAAGCAGCACCTGGAATTATTCACCTTCTTGACCGTATGGGCGTTATGTTTAACCGTACACCAGAAGGGCTGCTTGATTTCCGTCGTTTTGGAGGAACACAGCACCATCGTACGGCATTTGCGGGTGCTACAACTGGTCAGCAGCTTTTATATGCGTTGGACGAGCAGGTTCGTAGACATGAAACGAGTGGTCTCGTAACAAAGTATGAAGGTTGGGAATTCCTATCTGCAATCGTTGATGACGAAGGCACATGTCGTGGAATCACCGCACAGGAATTAAGTTCTTCTAAGATTGAGAGTTTTCCTGCTGATGCAGTGATTATGGCAACTGGTGGTCCAGGTATTATCTTCGGTAAATCAACGAACTCGGTTATCAACACAGGGTTTGCGGCAGCTAAGCTGTACAAGCAAGGTGTTGACTATGCTAATGGTGAGTTTATTCAGATTCACCCAACTGCCATTCCAGGAGATGATAAGCTTCGTTTAATGAGTGAATCAGCTCGTGGAGAAGGTGGTCGTGTATGGACGTATAAAGACGGTAAGCCTTGGTACTTCCTTGAAGAGAAATATCCAGCGTATGGAAACCTTGTTCCTCGTGATATCGCAACACGTGAGATCTTCTCAGTATGTGTGGACGATAAACTAGGAATTAATGGGGAGAACATGGTCTATCTTGACCTTTCTCATAAGGATCCGAAAGAGCTTGATATTAAGCTTGGCGGAATCATGGAAATCTATGAAAAGTTCATGGGTGATGATCCAAGAAAAGTACCAATGAAAATCTTCCCTGCGGTTCACTATTCAATGGGTGGAATGTGGATCGATTATGATCAAATGACAAATATTCCAGGATTGTTTGCAGCGGGAGAATGTGATTATTCTCAGCATGGTGCAAACAGACTTGGTGCGAACTCACTTCTTTCTGCCATTTACGGAGGAATTGTTGCTGGTCCTAAAGCGGTTGAATACATCAATGGACTTGAGAAATCAACAGATGCAATGTCATCTTCTTTATTCAGTGAAGAAGTTCGCAAAGAGCAAGCAGCTTACGATAAGATTCTAACGCTTGATGGAAAAGAAAATGCGTATGTACTTCATAAAGAGCTTGGAGAATGGATGACTGATAACGTAACCGTTGTTCGTTACAATGATGCATTACTGAAGACAGACGAAAAGATCCAAGAGCTTATGGAACGCTTTAACAATATTAATATCAATGATACAGCGAAATGGAGCAACCAAGGAGCTGCATTCACAAGACAGCTTGGTTCCATGCTAGATCTGGCGCGAGTGATTACACTTGGAGCATATAACCGTAATGAAAGCCGCGGGGCTCACTATAAGCCTGATTTCCCTGAACGTAACGATGAAGAGTTCTTGAAAACAACAAGAGCAAGCTATAACGCTGAGACAAATGCACCTGACTTTGTTTATGAAGATGTCGACACATCGCTCATTAAACCTCGTAAGCGTGATTACTCTCAGAAAAAACAAGGAGTGGCTAAATCATGA
- a CDS encoding amino acid ABC transporter permease: protein MNTEKLQQIKSTTRSPMPAEVRLSPGAWLKKNLFYSWFSSILTITLLALAVLLIKNIAGWTFFTARWEVISANFKLFMVGQYPIEQLWRVWTALLLVSLFIGLTYGAKRGISTIMFFSVTTVYLVSIVLPFISGSSRFWLVGALVSLGVGVGIGMIVPYLKKVVGYAWILCFILVLFFIQGFGILPEVRTNTWGGLMLTMMLATIAIVFSFPIGVLFALGRASKLPIVRTISVIYIEVIRGVPLITILFMAQIMVPLFLPGGVTVDNVVRAMVGLVIFNSAYIAENVRGGLQSVPNSQVEASHALGLSTFKTTVFIVLPQALRVTIPSMVGQSISILKDTTLVATVGLLDILGIGRTVTSNPEFLGTQKEVFVFVALLFWVICFTMSVTSRKLERSLSVGHN from the coding sequence ATGAACACGGAAAAACTTCAACAGATAAAGTCCACGACTAGATCGCCTATGCCTGCTGAAGTAAGACTTAGTCCAGGTGCATGGCTTAAGAAGAATTTGTTTTATTCATGGTTTAGTTCCATCCTCACTATTACATTACTTGCTCTTGCGGTTTTATTAATTAAGAATATTGCAGGCTGGACCTTCTTTACGGCGCGTTGGGAAGTCATTTCCGCTAATTTTAAGCTGTTTATGGTGGGCCAGTACCCGATTGAGCAGCTTTGGAGAGTGTGGACTGCCTTGCTCTTAGTAAGCCTGTTTATTGGTCTTACATATGGAGCCAAACGAGGCATATCAACGATCATGTTTTTCTCAGTGACCACTGTCTATCTTGTTTCAATAGTCTTACCGTTTATCTCAGGTTCGTCTCGATTTTGGCTAGTTGGAGCCTTAGTTAGTTTAGGCGTTGGAGTGGGGATCGGGATGATTGTTCCATACCTCAAAAAGGTTGTCGGCTACGCATGGATTCTCTGTTTTATTCTTGTGTTATTTTTTATACAAGGCTTTGGCATCTTACCAGAGGTGCGAACAAATACATGGGGTGGCTTAATGCTTACCATGATGCTTGCAACCATTGCCATTGTTTTTTCCTTCCCGATAGGCGTGTTGTTTGCATTAGGGCGAGCAAGTAAGTTACCTATCGTTCGTACAATTAGTGTGATCTATATTGAAGTCATTCGTGGTGTTCCTTTAATTACTATTTTGTTTATGGCTCAGATTATGGTTCCGTTGTTTTTACCTGGTGGCGTAACTGTTGATAACGTGGTACGGGCAATGGTGGGTTTAGTCATCTTTAACTCTGCTTATATTGCTGAGAATGTAAGAGGAGGACTACAGTCTGTACCGAATAGTCAAGTGGAAGCCTCCCATGCTCTAGGGCTTAGTACATTTAAAACAACGGTGTTTATTGTTCTTCCGCAGGCACTACGTGTAACCATCCCTTCAATGGTAGGGCAGTCGATCTCTATTCTTAAAGATACAACTCTTGTTGCCACAGTAGGTTTGTTGGATATTCTAGGGATTGGACGAACGGTTACCTCTAATCCCGAATTTTTAGGAACTCAAAAAGAAGTGTTTGTCTTTGTTGCATTATTGTTCTGGGTTATTTGTTTTACGATGTCGGTCACTAGTCGCAAGCTGGAACGGTCACTAAGTGTCGGACATAATTAA
- the sdhB gene encoding succinate dehydrogenase iron-sulfur subunit, producing MSEKLIHFKVTRQDEPNGDSYVEEFHIPYRANMNVISALMEFRRNPVNAKGEQTTPIAWDMNCLEEVCGACSMVINGKPRQSCTALIDKLEQPIHLEPMKTFPVVRDLMVDRSRMFDSLKKVKAWIPIDGTYDLGPGPRMAESKRQWAYELSKCMTCGVCLESCPNVNSKSEFIGPAALSQVRLFNAHPTGEMNKAERLNALMGEGGLMNCGNSQNCVQSCPKGIPLTTSIAALNRSTALQSFKNFFGG from the coding sequence ATGAGTGAAAAACTAATTCATTTTAAAGTAACTCGCCAGGATGAGCCAAATGGAGATAGTTATGTAGAAGAGTTTCATATTCCTTATCGTGCGAATATGAACGTCATTTCGGCTCTAATGGAATTTAGAAGAAATCCAGTGAATGCAAAAGGTGAGCAAACAACACCGATTGCCTGGGATATGAACTGTCTTGAGGAAGTATGTGGAGCTTGTTCAATGGTTATCAATGGCAAGCCACGTCAATCATGTACTGCCTTGATTGATAAACTAGAACAACCGATTCATCTTGAACCAATGAAAACCTTCCCGGTTGTCCGTGATTTAATGGTTGACCGTAGTAGAATGTTTGATTCATTGAAAAAAGTAAAAGCCTGGATTCCGATTGATGGAACATATGACCTAGGTCCTGGACCAAGAATGGCTGAGTCAAAACGTCAATGGGCATACGAATTATCCAAATGTATGACATGTGGCGTGTGCTTAGAATCTTGTCCAAATGTAAACAGCAAATCAGAGTTTATTGGACCAGCTGCGCTTTCGCAGGTTCGTCTGTTTAACGCTCATCCAACAGGTGAAATGAACAAGGCTGAACGCTTGAATGCACTAATGGGTGAAGGCGGTTTAATGAATTGCGGAAACTCCCAAAACTGTGTTCAATCTTGCCCTAAAGGTATTCCTTTAACAACTTCTATTGCGGCGCTAAACCGCTCAACAGCTCTTCAATCATTCAAGAATTTCTTTGGTGGTTGA
- a CDS encoding ABC transporter permease subunit (The N-terminal region of this protein, as described by TIGR01726, is a three transmembrane segment that identifies a subfamily of ABC transporter permease subunits, which specificities that include histidine, arginine, glutamine, glutamate, L-cystine (sic), the opines (in Agrobacterium) octopine and nopaline, etc.), translating to MAEPSTHKRPPFWRNQKYLNLIWQLLFLVFIIGFIVFLATNAMAGLNRAGLGLSFQFLTNRASFPIGETVVSFSPSDTFVRALYVGFLNTLKVSIVGIVLTTIVGVLVGISRLSSNWLLRTLSTWYIEIFRNTPVLVQIFFWYFAVMLAMPRIQDVNANYGFIISNRGFVFPWFDANSSLWIWLALLLVLLIAAFLTFKWKNKQQIEQGKKLYPSLWLIGVLIIGIGVGYLVLGEFPASLSLPEHTGTGSVGGYRFSPEFAAILFALVMYTATYIAEIVRGGILAVPKGQIEAAEALGLSSSKILRFVTFPQAIRTIIPPVTSQYLGLAKNSSLAVAVGYPDLFSVGSTTLNQTGRAIEVITIMLLAYLTISVVTSIIMNIYNKYTALVER from the coding sequence TTGGCAGAGCCATCTACTCACAAACGACCGCCTTTTTGGCGTAATCAAAAATACTTGAATCTCATATGGCAGCTTCTATTTTTAGTGTTCATTATTGGGTTTATTGTTTTCTTAGCGACGAATGCTATGGCTGGCTTAAACCGAGCAGGTCTTGGACTTAGTTTTCAATTTTTAACGAATCGTGCTTCTTTTCCTATTGGGGAAACAGTGGTCAGCTTTTCTCCTTCTGATACATTTGTCCGTGCGCTATACGTTGGATTTCTTAATACATTAAAGGTCTCGATTGTAGGGATTGTGCTAACTACAATTGTTGGAGTTCTAGTTGGTATTAGTCGGTTATCGAGTAACTGGTTGCTTCGAACATTATCAACCTGGTACATAGAGATTTTCAGAAATACACCCGTTTTAGTTCAAATCTTCTTTTGGTATTTTGCAGTTATGCTGGCAATGCCGCGCATCCAAGATGTAAATGCCAATTATGGATTTATCATAAGTAACCGTGGTTTTGTCTTTCCTTGGTTTGATGCGAACTCAAGTCTGTGGATTTGGCTGGCTTTACTTCTTGTTCTACTGATCGCAGCCTTTTTAACATTTAAGTGGAAAAACAAACAACAAATTGAACAGGGGAAAAAGCTTTACCCAAGTCTTTGGCTAATAGGCGTTCTGATTATTGGAATTGGCGTCGGTTATCTAGTACTTGGAGAATTTCCTGCTTCATTAAGCTTACCTGAACATACGGGGACAGGTTCGGTTGGAGGCTATCGTTTTTCTCCGGAATTTGCAGCGATTCTGTTTGCACTCGTTATGTACACAGCTACCTATATCGCTGAAATTGTTAGAGGAGGTATTCTGGCTGTTCCAAAAGGTCAAATTGAGGCAGCAGAAGCTTTGGGCTTAAGCTCATCAAAAATTTTACGTTTCGTTACATTTCCGCAGGCCATTCGCACAATTATCCCACCCGTCACAAGTCAATATCTTGGCTTAGCGAAAAACTCTAGTTTAGCAGTGGCAGTTGGGTATCCGGATTTGTTTAGTGTAGGAAGTACGACATTAAACCAAACAGGTAGAGCGATTGAAGTAATAACGATTATGTTACTTGCTTACTTAACAATTAGTGTTGTGACATCCATCATTATGAACATTTATAACAAATACACCGCATTGGTAGAGAGGTGA
- a CDS encoding response regulator transcription factor, producing MKGAEFGPKPLLTKREREVFELLVQDKTTKDIAQDLFISEKTVRNHISNTMQKLGVKGRSQAVIELIRLGELTI from the coding sequence TTGAAAGGAGCAGAATTCGGACCTAAACCTTTACTTACAAAAAGGGAACGTGAGGTATTCGAACTACTCGTTCAAGATAAGACGACGAAGGATATTGCTCAAGACCTATTCATCAGTGAAAAAACTGTTCGAAATCACATTTCTAATACGATGCAAAAGCTTGGAGTAAAGGGGCGCTCTCAAGCAGTCATTGAACTTATTAGATTAGGTGAATTAACAATATAA
- a CDS encoding succinate dehydrogenase cytochrome b558 subunit: protein MPENREYLFRRLHSLLGVIPIGVFLIQHFVVNHFATRGAEAFNSAAHFMESLPFRYALEIFIIFIPLLYHAIYGVYIAFQAKNNSFQYSYFRNWMFRIQRVTGIILVIFITWHVWETRIAAARGATVDFDMMANIFSNPFMIAFYIVGVVAATFHFANGLWSFAVSWGITVTPKSQQISTFVTLGIFIVMTIVGLRAIFAFV, encoded by the coding sequence ATGCCTGAAAATCGTGAATATCTGTTTCGTAGACTACATTCTTTACTAGGTGTAATACCAATAGGAGTATTTTTAATTCAACACTTTGTTGTAAACCATTTCGCAACAAGAGGCGCTGAAGCATTTAATTCAGCCGCACATTTTATGGAAAGCCTTCCTTTCCGTTATGCGCTTGAAATTTTCATTATTTTCATTCCATTGCTTTATCATGCTATTTATGGCGTTTATATAGCGTTTCAAGCAAAAAATAATTCGTTTCAATATAGTTATTTCAGAAACTGGATGTTCCGTATTCAAAGAGTAACAGGAATTATCCTCGTAATCTTTATTACATGGCACGTATGGGAAACGCGAATTGCAGCAGCAAGAGGCGCGACAGTAGATTTTGATATGATGGCGAATATTTTTAGCAATCCATTTATGATTGCGTTCTATATTGTTGGAGTTGTAGCGGCTACATTCCACTTTGCAAATGGACTATGGTCATTTGCTGTATCTTGGGGTATTACAGTCACTCCAAAGTCTCAGCAAATCTCAACATTTGTAACACTGGGTATCTTTATCGTGATGACGATTGTTGGTCTTCGTGCCATTTTCGCATTTGTCTAA
- a CDS encoding YslB family protein, whose product MEPKVELETSNFGYDLIRNDVLSELLGTEKETLLYWVGKSTARSYPLETTDELISFFEKAQWGTLSLVKEKPYEKTFELTGPWMGKKDQRCYQLEAGFLAQQHETQTQATAVAVLSEKRQLVQIQVTIDRHDPLD is encoded by the coding sequence ATGGAACCAAAGGTTGAACTAGAAACGTCTAATTTCGGATATGACCTTATCCGAAATGATGTATTATCCGAACTACTCGGAACAGAAAAAGAGACTTTACTTTACTGGGTCGGCAAATCAACAGCAAGATCATATCCTCTGGAGACAACAGATGAGTTGATTTCCTTTTTCGAAAAAGCACAGTGGGGCACGCTGTCACTAGTAAAAGAAAAACCCTATGAAAAAACATTTGAACTAACTGGACCTTGGATGGGCAAAAAAGATCAACGCTGCTATCAGCTTGAGGCTGGTTTTCTTGCCCAACAGCATGAAACGCAAACTCAGGCTACAGCTGTAGCTGTGTTATCAGAAAAACGTCAGCTTGTTCAGATCCAAGTAACCATTGATCGTCACGATCCACTTGATTAG
- the trxA gene encoding thioredoxin, producing MAIVNVTDQTFSSETSSGVVLADFWAPWCGPCKMIAPVLEELDSEMGDKIKIAKLDVDENQETAGKYSVMSIPTLLVFKDGEVVDQVVGFQPKEALAELVNKHL from the coding sequence ATGGCAATTGTGAATGTAACAGACCAAACGTTTTCTTCTGAAACAAGTAGTGGTGTTGTTCTTGCTGATTTCTGGGCTCCATGGTGTGGACCTTGTAAAATGATTGCACCCGTTCTTGAAGAGCTTGATTCAGAAATGGGCGATAAGATTAAAATTGCAAAGCTGGATGTTGATGAGAATCAAGAAACAGCTGGGAAATACAGTGTAATGAGCATTCCTACACTTCTTGTGTTTAAAGACGGAGAAGTAGTAGACCAAGTGGTTGGTTTCCAACCAAAAGAGGCTCTAGCTGAGCTAGTTAACAAACATCTGTAA